The Pseudomonas baetica genome includes a region encoding these proteins:
- a CDS encoding DUF6572 domain-containing protein, producing the protein MSIVETKVVDIIAVPEWEPENVILVITDHLEWGDKAQQSEHLLLLQEKVNSYVAFIESGELLESYPPAKDKLPIIRVNGLYELPAQGETFVDRVTDLLKGAGIGFEFVLKESEKIRNMLLPVSKG; encoded by the coding sequence ATGTCCATCGTAGAAACGAAAGTCGTCGATATTATTGCGGTGCCCGAGTGGGAGCCTGAAAACGTAATTTTGGTAATCACTGACCACCTTGAGTGGGGTGATAAAGCGCAACAAAGCGAACACCTGCTACTGCTTCAAGAAAAGGTCAACAGCTACGTTGCTTTCATTGAGAGCGGAGAGCTGCTGGAAAGCTACCCGCCAGCGAAAGACAAGCTACCAATCATCCGAGTTAACGGTTTGTATGAGCTGCCAGCACAAGGCGAAACCTTTGTAGACCGAGTCACTGACCTGCTGAAAGGTGCAGGTATCGGCTTTGAGTTCGTGCTGAAAGAAAGCGAGAAAATTCGCAATATGTTACTACCCGTGTCCAAAGGCTAG
- a CDS encoding OmpA family protein — MVTLTLAGCQTAPQKGLTPAQVAVLKQQGFEPTDEGWEFGLSGKVLFGSDVESLNNQSTEIVERIGKALLGVGIERVRVDGHTDASGKESYNQQLSLRRAESVAKVLGTVGMNQENIQLRGLGSSEPVASNDTAAGRTENRRVSIVVSAD, encoded by the coding sequence ATGGTCACGCTGACCCTTGCCGGTTGCCAGACCGCCCCGCAAAAAGGTCTGACCCCGGCGCAAGTCGCCGTGCTCAAACAGCAAGGCTTTGAGCCGACCGACGAAGGCTGGGAATTTGGCCTGTCTGGCAAAGTACTGTTTGGCAGCGATGTCGAGAGCCTGAACAACCAAAGCACCGAGATCGTCGAGCGTATCGGTAAGGCGTTGCTGGGTGTCGGCATCGAGCGCGTGCGCGTCGATGGCCACACCGATGCCTCAGGCAAGGAAAGTTACAACCAGCAACTCTCGCTGCGCCGCGCCGAGAGTGTCGCCAAAGTGCTGGGCACGGTTGGCATGAACCAAGAGAACATTCAGCTGCGAGGCTTGGGCAGCAGCGAACCTGTGGCGTCCAACGACACCGCTGCGGGCCGAACGGAAAACCGCCGGGTGTCGATTGTGGTCAGCGCCGACTAA
- a CDS encoding YfiR family protein: MKVTVWATERVFRCKHAVLVALLWLLTGVAVAQSQAPVGMAEQRAKSVTQVVLGILSYARWPVEPAQLRLCIVGPTEYTDDLVKGTTQATGRPVAVRRLLADNPAIISECDAVYIGKLTADERSRLFASLTGHPVLSISEGGDQCTVGSLFCLRVGDEQVSFEVNLDSVARSGVRIHPSVLQLSRRKAAVP; encoded by the coding sequence ATGAAGGTGACTGTCTGGGCGACGGAGCGCGTGTTTCGCTGCAAGCACGCAGTGCTTGTCGCTCTGCTCTGGTTGTTGACAGGCGTAGCCGTCGCGCAATCCCAAGCGCCGGTGGGCATGGCCGAGCAACGGGCAAAATCTGTTACCCAAGTCGTTCTTGGCATCCTCAGTTACGCACGCTGGCCGGTGGAACCTGCGCAACTGCGCCTGTGTATCGTCGGCCCGACCGAATACACCGATGACCTGGTCAAAGGCACCACTCAAGCGACCGGCCGGCCAGTGGCCGTGCGCCGACTGCTGGCCGATAACCCGGCCATCATCAGCGAGTGCGATGCGGTGTACATCGGCAAACTCACGGCTGATGAACGCAGTCGGCTGTTCGCCTCATTGACCGGTCACCCGGTGCTGAGCATCAGCGAAGGTGGCGATCAATGCACCGTCGGCAGTCTGTTCTGCCTGCGAGTGGGTGACGAGCAGGTGTCCTTCGAAGTCAATCTTGACTCCGTCGCCCGCAGTGGCGTGCGCATTCATCCAAGCGTGCTGCAGTTATCGCGTCGCAAAGCGGCGGTGCCATGA
- the recD gene encoding exodeoxyribonuclease V subunit alpha has product MSRTFDDLLPTPLTADSLSSLSPLTSADDLLLLLTRWVERGWLRALDKAFVAFLHELEPDTDPLVLLAAALTSHQLGHGHVCLDLFETLKAPDFALSLPPEGDVQGGVLLLPSQLLEALDGAHWCKVLADSPLVALSADGSGSAQQRPLVLSGKRLYLRRYWAYERRIDTALRQRLAQGEATPDDLPQRLNELFGAVKTDDVIDWQKLACAIATRGAFSIVTGGPGTGKTTTVVRLLALLQAPAVEAGHPLRIRLAAPTGKAAARLTESISQQVQSLKVAEDVRAKIPCDVTTVHRLLGSRPGTRHFRHHAGNRLPLDVLVVDEASMIDLEMMANLLDALPAHARLVLLGDKDQLASVEAGAVLGDLCRDAESGWYSPQTRQWLESVSGESLQDSGLHEDVDGSHPLAQQVVMLRHSRRFGEGSGIGQLARRVNQQLPDEARQLLAAGHYDDVYSLPLKGEHDHKLERLLLEGHGDGPQGYRHYLSVLRNQRPALGRPLEHPDWIDWAREVLQAFDSFQLLCAVRKGPWGVEGLNQRITAALLKARLIENDQQWYEGRPVLMTRNDYGLGLMNGDIGIALKLPEREGPDAGKPVLRVAFPRNDGQGGVRFVLPSRLNDVETVYAMTVHKSQGSEFAHTALILPDALNPVLTKELIYTGITRAKHWFTLIEPRAGVFEEAVQRKVKRLSGLMLELEEGAEVQ; this is encoded by the coding sequence ATGAGCCGCACCTTCGACGATCTGTTGCCGACGCCGCTGACAGCGGACAGCCTGTCTTCACTCTCGCCTCTGACCAGCGCCGATGATTTGCTGTTGCTGCTTACCCGTTGGGTCGAGCGAGGCTGGCTGCGTGCGCTGGACAAAGCATTCGTCGCATTTCTGCACGAGCTTGAGCCGGATACTGATCCACTGGTATTGCTCGCTGCCGCACTGACCAGCCATCAACTCGGTCATGGCCATGTGTGCCTTGACCTGTTCGAAACTCTCAAAGCGCCGGATTTCGCCCTGTCGCTTCCGCCCGAAGGCGATGTACAAGGCGGGGTGCTGTTGCTGCCGTCGCAATTGCTGGAGGCACTCGACGGTGCTCACTGGTGCAAGGTGCTGGCAGACAGTCCTCTTGTGGCGCTGTCGGCCGATGGCAGTGGTTCGGCGCAGCAACGTCCACTGGTGTTGTCCGGGAAGCGCCTCTATCTCAGGCGTTATTGGGCCTATGAGCGCCGCATCGATACGGCTTTGCGCCAACGTCTGGCCCAGGGCGAGGCGACGCCGGATGATCTGCCGCAGCGGCTGAATGAATTGTTCGGGGCGGTCAAAACCGACGATGTGATCGACTGGCAGAAACTCGCCTGCGCCATTGCCACACGTGGAGCCTTTAGCATCGTCACGGGTGGTCCTGGCACGGGTAAAACCACCACGGTAGTGCGTTTGCTGGCATTGCTCCAGGCGCCAGCGGTGGAGGCGGGCCACCCATTGAGAATTCGTCTGGCGGCGCCGACTGGCAAAGCGGCGGCGCGGTTGACCGAGTCCATCAGTCAGCAAGTGCAATCACTGAAAGTCGCGGAAGACGTGCGGGCCAAAATCCCCTGCGACGTAACCACGGTGCACCGTTTGCTTGGCAGCCGTCCCGGCACTCGTCACTTTCGTCACCACGCGGGCAACCGCTTGCCACTGGACGTGCTGGTGGTCGATGAAGCGTCGATGATCGACCTGGAAATGATGGCCAACCTGCTCGACGCTTTGCCGGCCCACGCGCGACTGGTGTTGCTGGGCGACAAGGATCAATTGGCGTCCGTAGAGGCGGGAGCGGTGTTGGGGGACCTGTGTCGCGATGCCGAAAGCGGTTGGTACAGCCCGCAGACCCGGCAGTGGCTTGAGTCGGTTAGCGGTGAATCCTTGCAGGACAGTGGTTTGCACGAAGACGTCGACGGTTCCCATCCGCTGGCGCAACAGGTAGTGATGTTGCGCCACTCACGGCGATTCGGCGAAGGCAGCGGCATCGGCCAACTCGCGCGGCGGGTCAATCAGCAACTTCCGGATGAAGCGCGGCAGTTGCTGGCGGCGGGGCACTACGACGATGTGTATTCGCTGCCGCTAAAAGGCGAGCACGATCACAAACTGGAGCGACTGTTGCTAGAGGGCCATGGCGATGGCCCGCAAGGTTACCGGCATTATCTGAGCGTGCTGCGCAATCAGCGCCCGGCGCTCGGCAGGCCGCTCGAACATCCGGACTGGATCGACTGGGCCCGTGAAGTCTTGCAGGCGTTCGACAGCTTCCAGTTGTTGTGTGCGGTGCGCAAAGGGCCATGGGGCGTTGAGGGTTTGAACCAGCGCATCACGGCTGCATTGCTCAAGGCCCGTCTGATCGAAAATGACCAGCAATGGTACGAAGGTCGTCCGGTGTTGATGACCCGTAATGACTACGGACTGGGTTTGATGAACGGCGATATCGGCATTGCCTTGAAACTCCCCGAGCGAGAAGGCCCCGACGCCGGCAAACCGGTGTTGCGTGTAGCCTTTCCGCGCAATGATGGTCAGGGCGGCGTGCGCTTCGTTTTGCCGAGTCGGCTTAACGACGTCGAAACCGTGTACGCCATGACCGTGCACAAATCCCAGGGGTCTGAGTTTGCCCACACCGCGTTGATCCTGCCTGATGCCTTGAACCCTGTATTGACCAAGGAGCTGATCTACACTGGCATTACCCGAGCCAAGCACTGGTTTACTCTGATCGAGCCCCGCGCGGGGGTCTTTGAAGAGGCGGTGCAGCGCAAGGTAAAACGTCTTAGCGGACTCATGCTGGAACTGGAAGAGGGCGCTGAGGTTCAGTGA